A portion of the Sabethes cyaneus chromosome 3, idSabCyanKW18_F2, whole genome shotgun sequence genome contains these proteins:
- the LOC128741570 gene encoding Golgi resident protein GCP60 — protein sequence MISPDNVELSLRQMSLGADTGSNGSGSGSDSEDSKILKWNLPLKELYRMACSFYKEKSGKAVHLSYEDNLKLIAFTQQAAHGPLDPAKAPPVGMFDVIGKDRRIAWQHLGTITKLQAMEGFIDLLDRLCPLFRPTVEAIKKDREEKLRQAQAEEAHRREQLEQEKEKLVELKRIEDERNREEMQRRQLQDALNQQTYHQFKDYAEKQFPGNPEQQAVLIRQLQNEHYHQYMQQLQAQVASNYSQLKANGDVETGLDGNGIGQLDQTVSAKEGSQLEYKEQCDSDEESGEYAVINPANMWTKPDIKLFKQEVTSGKGDGVIRVGHGDTVTVRVPTHEGGSCLFWEFATDNYDIGFGVYFEWGKPATTEVSVHISESDEDDDTLEDDDVVCADDLECGGQGQHKQYSNGSGGASGTLANTNPISIIVPIYRRECQTEVYAGSHSYPGEGTYLLKFDNSYSLWRSKTLYYKVFYTR from the exons ATGATAAGCCCCGATAATGTGGAACTCTCGCTGCGTCAAATGTCGCTCGGAGCGGACACCGGAAGCAACGGTAGCGGCAGCGGCTCGGACAGCGAGGACAGCAAAATCCTCAAGTGGAACCTGCCGCTGAAGGAACTGTATCGCATGGCTTGCAGCTTCTACAAAG AAAAGTCGGGCAAAGCGGTTCACTTAAGCTATGAGGATAATCTAAAG TTGATTGCGTTCACGCAGCAGGCGGCTCATGGCCCACTAGATCCTGCGAAGGCACCGCCGGTGGGTATGTTCGATGTGATTGGAAAAGATCGGAGGATTGCTTGGCAACATTTGGGCACAATCACGAAGCTGCAAGCGATGGAAGGGTTTATCGATTTGCTGGATCGACTGTGTCCGTTGTTTCGGCCGACCGTCGAAGCTATCAAGAAAGATCGGGAGGAAAAATTGCGCCAAGCTCAAGCGGAGGAAGCACACCGCCGGGAGCAGCTCGAACAGGAGAAAGAAAAGCTGGTCGAGCTGAAGCGAATTGAAGACGAACGGAATCGTGAGGAAATGCAACGGCGTCAGCTGCAGGACGCGCTGAACCAGCAAACGTATCATCAGTTTAAGGATTACGCGGAAAAGCAATTCCCGGGCAATCCGGAGCAGCAGGCAGTTCTGATTAGGCAGTTGCAGAACGAGCATTATCACCAGTATATGCAACAGTTGCAGGCTCAAGTGGCAAGCAACTATTCCCAGCTGAAAGCCAACGGGGATGTTGAGACGGGCTTGGATGGCAACGGGATTGGTCAGCTGGATCAGACAGTCAGTGCTAAGGAGGGAAGCCAGCTGGAATACAAGGAGCAGTGCGATAGTGATGAAGAATCCGGAG AATATGCCGTCATAAATCCGGCTAACATGTGGACAAAACCGGATATAAAACTTTTCAAGCAGGAAGTAACCTCCGGCAAAGGTGACGGGGTGATTCGTGTTGGCCACGGAGACACTGTAACG GTTCGAGTACCAACGCATGAGGGTGGTTCCTGTTTATTTTGGGAATTTGCCACCGACAACTACGACATCGGTTTCGGTGTTTACTTTGAGTGGGGCAAGCCAGCGACTACCGAAGTGTCGGTGCACATCAGCGAAagtgacgaggacgacgacACACTGGAAGACGACGACG TGGTCTGCGCGGACGATTTAGAATGCGGTGGCCAGGGACAGCACAAACAGTACAGCAACGGTAGTGGTGGTGCCAGTGGCACTCTAGCCAACACCAATCCCATTTCCATTATCGTGCCCATCTATCGGCGCGAATGCCAAACAGAGGTGTACGCCGGTTCGCACAGTTACCCCGGGGAGGGAACCTATCTGCTCAAATTTGACAACAGCTACAGCTTGTGGCGCTCCAAAACGTTGTACTATAAGGTTTTCTATACCCGATAA